The Vitis vinifera cultivar Pinot Noir 40024 chromosome 16, ASM3070453v1 DNA segment atatatatatatatatatatatatatatgtgtaaaTTAATGCGCTATCTAAACATGTAAGCCAATTCCCTTTATTTTTAGATTCTTAGGTTTATATAGTTGTAAAGCTAGAGAGGTTTgagtaatttattttgtaattcaTCTGTTAGCAACAAccctcaaaattcaaaattcataggccaatttttagcattttttctTAGTTGACATGTAGGATGATTCATAAGCAAGCATTCTTatatgatgaaaatcacaatGTTAAATTGATGTAACTTCTGTTTCTAAATGGGGTTATGGGGttgtttactttatttttatttttgaatgaaaTGAATGTGAGATACCCTGACAAAGGGCTGTCTCATTATATGATCCAACACCTAGCTATTTTAAAAAGAGTTTCAGCTCCTTACTTTAATCATGTGAGATGCAGGGGAGGCAAAAACTACTTTTTATAGGGGAATATTATGAATAAATCTGGTACTAGATAGTAAATCTTGTACTGAGGTAGTAAAAATATTATGCATTGGAAGGCTGCCATATTGCTCTTAGTCAATGAGAATGGTGGTGCTTGAATGGCAACGGAAGCAAAGAGAGGATAGGATTTATGTTTGTGTATTGCAGAAGCTTGGgttaagaaaagagaaaaaaatgtcaCTTTTCCCTTCTGACATAATTGtcttagaaaaaatattatgttaataACAAACACTTCTAAAAATGTGCAAGACtaatcaagtaaaaataaaaatagacgGTTTTAGTTTGAAACTCATGCAAGACTTGACAAAAAGTAGCATTCCCGAATGTTACCAGTTCTGGTACATAGACCAAACGATACAACGCAAGTAAAAGTTCCTTGATTCATGGAGATATAGAACAACATATAAGTTATCATGCTTGCATGTCCACCATTTAAGTCTCCAACTGTCATTTATTACTTTAcaaatcatgataatttttcctATGAAGTACCTTTGATATAAAGCCAATCCATAAGTTCTCTTAAAGCCACTTATTAATTCTCCTGtccatttattatatttttgtttaggaAAAAATCTCTCTGACAAACAATATTATCTAAATAGCAACAATAACCTTACATGGATGAATGAGTACAACATGGTCAATATCTAGGTTGCATGCTCATAGTAATAAAAAGGATAAATTAGTTTTCACTCTATTAATTCTGAGATGACTGCTAACTCTTGTTGAAGAGATTTTTTACGTCTTCTAATGTTTGTTCTTGTTGGATCTATGGAAGCAAAAGGGTTGGGTGGCATGGTTAACTTGTCTCCTCCTTCCAACATTTGAATCACAACTTTTATGGAAGGGCGATCTATTGGACACCATTGAATGCACCAAAGTCCCACAATTGTTAGCTTCTTTGCAATTTTAATGTCTCCATCTTCCTCAATTCGAATACACACCTCTTCCCCCTTATCTAACTGGTTATAAACCCATTCGGGGAAGTATACTTGGTTAGCCTTCTCCATTGTGACATCAATATTCTTCCTTCCTCCTACCATTTCCAGTAgcaacattccaaaactataaatatCTGACTTATAGGACACATTTCCAAAGTTCCTTGATAATACTTCTGGTGCAATATAGCCCATGGTCCCTCTTGCTGTTGTCATTGAAACTGCACTTTGTTCCTTGGAACACAATTTGGCTAGACCAAAATCAGAGATTTTTGGATTGAAGTTTTGATCAAGCAAAATATTATGaggtttgatatcaaaatggagAATTCTTTTGTCACAACCTTGGTGAAGGTACTCAATTCCTTTGGCTATGcctaaaacaatattttgaaGCGTCTCCCACCTAAGTGAACAATCCTTGacagattttgaaaatatatacttCTCCAAAGACTCATTTGGTAAGAACTCATAAATTAAAGCTCGTTTAACTCCATCAGCACAAAATCCAACCAAGCGAACCACATTGACATGATGGATCCTACCCATTGTTCCCACTTCATTAATGAACTCTTCTCCGTTTTCTTTTGAATTGTTTAGGATCTTTACTGCAACAAGAACATCTCTAGAAAGCCTTCCTTTATACACAGTTCCATAACCGCCTTGACCCAATTTTTCCTTGAAATGATTTGTAATCTTCTTAACATCAGCGTAGGAGTATCTTGAGGGCTTGAGAGCTTTATAGTCTTCTAAAAACTGTTCTATCTTTTTTGTATTCTCTCTTTCTAATTTGTCTGAGCTATACACATGATAGAGTGTGATGACAAGAAGCACCAGAAGACAGAAACTGAGGATTACCGCTGCATGTgatcagaaaagaaaaaaaagggtcctcaaaataaatgcaaaaagaattaaatagtAATATTTTCTCTCTTACTAATCCTTGATCAAAAGGAGGTATGAGTGAGTAGAAAGTCACCTGTAACCAGTTTGTTTTTTGATACACCTGTAAggaaaataatacaattattagatTGTTAAGCTTGGGAAGCCCCTCTCATCACTACTATGTGTGTCATAGTGATCACCATGGATCTACCACACTGGTCCAATCCTaagttaagaaaataataataaaaataaaatgcagagtcaaagaaaagaaaaaaatatatcttatttattgttattttcctTCCCTcttctgcttttgttttttcttctgctTTGATATTTTCAAGATCCaattcatatataatttatctACAACAAACGAACCCCCTAAAATAAGTAGTATGATCAGGATTTAGAATGGCACAGAGGAAGCAGATTGATTAGAGAGGAATGAATCCATATAGTACCTTTTGCTGGCTTATCAATACATTCAGTTTCAGGTTCTTTGCCAACATTGCTCTTCAGTTTGCATTTCTTACCTTCTCTTTCGCAGTTTCCACATATCAATTCTGACcatgttaaagaaaaataattttccccaTTAACTATATCTTGTGGGAGAGTAACGTCGTAAATCTTGTGGCAAGAGGATAGGTCCAAGAGTTCAAGAATATTGTCAGAATCAACAGCATAGACTGGGTTGCTGAGGAGAACGGTGCAAGGGATggacaaaaaataatttgagtgTGTTTTGTTTGAGGAACAATTGAAGAAGGTGTAGTCAACTTGGTAGTTGGAAGGTGTAAGTTTGAACCGGAAGGGAGAGGCAGACAAAGTAAGGTTTTGAAGCTGTCTTTGAAGGCAAAAATCTGGGTCATGGACGATAATCTCCTGAGAGTTGTAATTTATCTTCTTCACTGAAA contains these protein-coding regions:
- the LOC100266216 gene encoding rust resistance kinase Lr10-like, producing the protein MVISLFLFLFMRWFVEIGASQDECKVSRCSNHGPVIRFPFRLKDQPYNCGYPGFEISCIEKKQTILELPYSISLSVKKINYNSQEIIVHDPDFCLQRQLQNLTLSASPFRFKLTPSNYQVDYTFFNCSSNKTHSNYFLSIPCTVLLSNPVYAVDSDNILELLDLSSCHKIYDVTLPQDIVNGENYFSLTWSELICGNCEREGKKCKLKSNVGKEPETECIDKPAKAVILSFCLLVLLVITLYHVYSSDKLERENTKKIEQFLEDYKALKPSRYSYADVKKITNHFKEKLGQGGYGTVYKGRLSRDVLVAVKILNNSKENGEEFINEVGTMGRIHHVNVVRLVGFCADGVKRALIYEFLPNESLEKYIFSKSVKDCSLRWETLQNIVLGIAKGIEYLHQGCDKRILHFDIKPHNILLDQNFNPKISDFGLAKLCSKEQSAVSMTTARGTMGYIAPEVLSRNFGNVSYKSDIYSFGMLLLEMVGGRKNIDVTMEKANQVYFPEWVYNQLDKGEEVCIRIEEDGDIKIAKKLTIVGLWCIQWCPIDRPSIKVVIQMLEGGDKLTMPPNPFASIDPTRTNIRRRKKSLQQELAVISELIE